A portion of the Hymenobacter gelipurpurascens genome contains these proteins:
- a CDS encoding phosphatase PAP2 family protein has product MRFVFCFILLASLSGQSVFAQQLLSPATPTDSTGTAGSVPAHRLGTWLKRPVVWHTAVPVGLIGLGYLSRNENVLDEAKEMMREETTENFPRFHTSLDDYSRHLPIVVAYGLYAGGMKGERGVVPFTIIYGLSHALSTGVVSQLKSTSHTKRPDNAQDFSSFPSAHTAEAFMTATLLYEQFGRTRPWLAVGGYTIATATGAMRMLNNRHWVTDVLAGASIGALSAEAVWRLYPAVARLLPGRVGQKLLLVPTYAPGGAVGFALAVKNI; this is encoded by the coding sequence ATGCGTTTTGTCTTTTGCTTCATCCTGCTAGCCTCCTTGTCGGGGCAGTCTGTTTTTGCTCAACAACTGCTTTCCCCGGCCACCCCAACAGACAGCACAGGAACAGCTGGCTCCGTGCCTGCGCACCGGCTGGGTACGTGGCTGAAGCGGCCAGTAGTGTGGCACACGGCCGTTCCAGTGGGGCTGATAGGCCTAGGCTACCTCAGCCGCAATGAAAATGTGCTGGACGAGGCCAAGGAAATGATGCGCGAGGAAACCACCGAAAACTTCCCCCGCTTCCATACTTCCCTCGACGATTACAGCCGCCACCTGCCCATCGTAGTGGCCTACGGGCTCTACGCCGGCGGCATGAAGGGCGAGCGAGGCGTAGTGCCTTTCACTATCATCTACGGGTTGTCGCATGCGCTGAGCACGGGCGTAGTGAGCCAGCTGAAAAGCACCAGCCACACCAAGCGCCCCGATAATGCCCAAGACTTCAGCTCATTTCCCTCGGCGCATACGGCAGAGGCCTTCATGACGGCGACCTTGTTGTATGAGCAGTTCGGGCGCACGCGCCCTTGGCTGGCGGTGGGCGGCTACACCATTGCCACGGCCACCGGCGCCATGCGGATGCTTAATAACCGCCATTGGGTTACGGATGTGCTGGCCGGAGCCAGCATTGGCGCACTTTCCGCCGAAGCCGTTTGGCGGCTGTACCCGGCCGTAGCCCGTTTGCTGCCGGGCCGCGTAGGTCAGAAGCTGCTGCTGGTGCCCACCTACGCACCGGGCGGCGCGGTAGGTTTCGCCCTGGCGGTTAAGAATATCTGA
- a CDS encoding UDP-2,3-diacylglucosamine diphosphatase, protein MTRPPQLPDLALPPGRKVYFASDFHLGAPDAARSLERERRIVRWLTEAAKDAAAIYLLGDIFDFWFEYRHAIPRGFIRLQGKLAELTDAGIPVIFFTGNHDMWMFDYFTKELGIPILRNPISQRIGGHLFHIGHGDGLGPGDHTYKLLKRVFTSPVAQWLFARIHPNVGIGIANRWSRHSRLQNGAADSTYFGEDEWLLTYCREIEQAYHHEYYIFGHRHLPLDVSVAPGSRYINLGEWVNYCSYGVYDGSELVLRHFDKENG, encoded by the coding sequence ATGACGCGCCCGCCGCAACTACCTGATCTTGCGCTGCCGCCCGGCCGCAAAGTGTATTTCGCTTCCGACTTTCACTTAGGCGCCCCCGATGCCGCCCGCTCCCTGGAGCGGGAGCGGCGCATTGTGCGCTGGCTAACCGAAGCGGCCAAAGATGCCGCCGCCATTTACCTGCTGGGCGATATTTTCGACTTTTGGTTTGAGTACCGGCACGCTATTCCGCGCGGCTTTATCCGGTTGCAGGGCAAGCTGGCCGAACTCACCGACGCTGGCATTCCGGTTATCTTCTTCACCGGCAACCACGACATGTGGATGTTCGATTACTTCACGAAGGAGCTCGGCATTCCGATTCTGCGCAACCCCATCAGCCAGCGGATTGGGGGCCACTTATTCCACATCGGGCACGGAGACGGCCTGGGCCCCGGCGACCATACCTACAAGCTGCTGAAGCGCGTGTTCACCTCGCCGGTGGCGCAGTGGCTGTTTGCGCGAATACACCCCAACGTAGGTATTGGGATAGCCAACCGCTGGAGCCGCCACAGCCGCCTGCAAAATGGAGCAGCCGACAGCACCTATTTCGGGGAAGACGAGTGGCTGCTGACCTATTGCCGGGAGATAGAGCAGGCCTACCACCACGAGTATTATATCTTCGGCCATCGGCACCTGCCGCTTGATGTATCGGTGGCCCCCGGCAGCCGCTACATCAACCTAGGCGAGTGGGTCAATTATTGCTCCTATGGTGTCTATGATGGTTCTGAACTGGTTCTGCGGCATTTCGATAAAGAGAACGGATAA
- a CDS encoding S8 family serine peptidase, with product MSAAFPACRAFRRILVAVVCSIAVSSWPGISKAQTTPTPPISRRIAPGMLAGRAPHTVRVSVSDAAAFRQWLAREKPEATVTAEPHHPALLRVQGASPSVLAACPWITFVDKASRQAHDEIRLSGSDFGLNKVSPVHSRYPSLTGSGLAVSIKENPLDIQDIDFKGRLLNPDPKAAMQSSHSTIMATLIAGGGNSSPDGKGAAWQARIAQSDYSNLLPDDGAVLAQQGVTVQNHSYGVGIENYYGLEAQAYDEQTRQYPALLHVFSSGNSGNQTSSSGPYSGLAAVANLTGQFKMAKNVLLVGATDALGQVSPLSSRGPAYDGRIKPELVAYGDGGSSEAAALVSGISLLVQQAYREKQGSVPPAALVKAVLLNSADDAGRPAVDFESGYGQADALGAVQTMLENRFMQGSVGQGQEQVLQITVPAGTQHLKVTLAWADPAAAANASRALLNDLDLTLVRPTDGQRWLPWTLSSYAHPDSLRLPARRRPDHLNNAEQITLDVPGPGIYELHVGGNQVPQGPQSFSVAYEFGQLFSWTQPTSARNLPAASIALLRWQWAGPATAARLEYRPIGQRQWQVLSPSIDLAKQYFRWSTPDTTAPMQVRLLTGAASYESDTFFVARPLALQVGYNCPEETLLTWARVPGATHYQVYVLGETQLEPFRTLPDTVLFLTPGEVARGYYAVAPVVQGLVGERGSTPNIRQEAYGCYIRSFIPQQLVSDTVRLQLQLGTTFRLKTTQLQRREADGTFRTVQTVPAALAQTLTDASPVPGRAEYRAKLEADGGRVYYSAVEEVFFVRPNDVLVYPVPAAQGAPLTVVGPKDKALRVRVFDMLGRLRGEVKADGTINSVVLPILGKGTFLLRISAGNGPEQTRRILVL from the coding sequence ATGTCTGCTGCTTTTCCGGCTTGCCGGGCTTTTCGTCGTATTCTGGTTGCAGTGGTTTGCAGTATTGCCGTGAGCTCCTGGCCCGGCATCAGCAAAGCCCAAACTACCCCCACGCCGCCGATAAGCCGCCGCATAGCCCCAGGAATGTTGGCCGGACGAGCGCCCCACACAGTACGGGTAAGCGTATCTGACGCAGCCGCGTTTCGGCAGTGGCTGGCCCGTGAGAAACCCGAAGCCACGGTAACCGCTGAACCGCATCATCCGGCCCTGTTGCGGGTGCAGGGTGCGAGCCCGTCAGTATTAGCCGCCTGCCCCTGGATAACTTTTGTGGACAAAGCCAGCCGGCAGGCTCACGACGAAATCCGGCTCAGTGGCTCCGATTTTGGTCTCAATAAGGTGAGCCCCGTGCATAGCCGCTACCCCAGCCTAACGGGCAGTGGCCTAGCGGTTTCAATAAAGGAAAACCCCCTCGATATCCAGGATATTGACTTTAAAGGGCGGTTACTGAACCCCGACCCGAAGGCCGCTATGCAGTCGTCGCACTCCACCATTATGGCTACCCTGATTGCTGGTGGCGGCAATTCCTCTCCGGATGGCAAGGGAGCCGCCTGGCAGGCCCGCATCGCGCAATCAGACTACAGCAATCTGTTGCCTGATGATGGCGCTGTGCTGGCGCAACAGGGCGTAACGGTACAAAATCACTCCTACGGAGTCGGCATCGAAAATTATTATGGTCTAGAAGCCCAGGCCTACGACGAGCAAACCCGGCAGTATCCGGCGCTGCTGCATGTTTTTTCGTCCGGCAACTCCGGCAATCAAACCAGCTCCAGTGGCCCCTACAGTGGCCTAGCTGCCGTGGCCAACCTGACGGGGCAGTTTAAGATGGCCAAAAACGTGCTGCTGGTAGGGGCTACCGATGCGCTAGGCCAGGTCTCGCCCCTTAGTTCTCGGGGTCCGGCGTATGATGGCCGCATAAAGCCGGAGCTGGTGGCCTACGGCGATGGTGGCTCCTCGGAAGCGGCGGCCTTAGTATCGGGCATCAGCCTCCTGGTGCAGCAGGCCTACCGCGAGAAGCAGGGCAGCGTGCCGCCCGCCGCGCTGGTGAAAGCCGTACTCCTGAACAGTGCCGATGATGCTGGCCGCCCGGCCGTTGATTTTGAGTCTGGCTACGGACAGGCCGATGCGCTGGGAGCCGTGCAAACCATGCTGGAAAATCGGTTTATGCAAGGCAGCGTAGGCCAGGGGCAGGAGCAGGTGTTGCAGATAACGGTGCCAGCGGGCACGCAGCACCTGAAAGTTACGCTGGCATGGGCTGACCCCGCAGCTGCGGCCAATGCCTCACGCGCCCTGCTCAACGACCTCGACCTTACCCTCGTGCGCCCCACTGATGGGCAGCGCTGGCTCCCCTGGACGCTGAGCAGCTATGCGCACCCAGATTCGTTGCGCCTACCGGCCCGCCGCCGTCCCGACCATCTCAATAACGCCGAGCAAATCACGCTGGACGTGCCGGGCCCCGGAATTTATGAGTTGCACGTGGGTGGCAACCAAGTGCCGCAGGGCCCACAGTCTTTCAGTGTGGCCTACGAGTTTGGGCAACTCTTTTCCTGGACGCAGCCCACCTCGGCGCGTAACCTGCCCGCTGCCTCTATTGCCTTGCTCCGCTGGCAGTGGGCCGGCCCGGCCACGGCCGCCCGACTGGAGTATCGGCCGATAGGCCAGCGCCAGTGGCAGGTGCTCAGCCCGTCTATAGATCTGGCGAAACAATACTTCAGGTGGTCTACGCCCGATACGACGGCTCCCATGCAGGTTCGGCTACTCACCGGGGCGGCCTCTTATGAGTCGGATACGTTCTTTGTGGCCCGGCCGCTGGCCCTGCAGGTCGGCTACAACTGCCCCGAAGAAACGCTCCTGACCTGGGCCCGTGTGCCCGGCGCCACGCACTACCAGGTATATGTGCTGGGGGAAACCCAACTGGAGCCTTTCCGAACCTTGCCAGACACGGTGCTCTTCCTGACACCCGGCGAGGTGGCCCGCGGCTACTACGCTGTGGCACCCGTGGTGCAAGGCCTAGTGGGAGAGCGTGGCAGCACGCCCAATATCCGGCAGGAAGCCTATGGCTGCTATATCCGGTCCTTCATTCCACAGCAGCTGGTGTCCGATACCGTTCGATTGCAATTGCAGCTGGGCACTACTTTCCGGCTGAAAACCACGCAGCTGCAGCGCCGCGAAGCTGATGGCACGTTCCGCACCGTCCAGACTGTGCCCGCTGCCCTTGCCCAAACCCTCACCGATGCTTCCCCGGTACCTGGGCGGGCTGAATACCGCGCTAAGCTGGAGGCCGATGGAGGCCGCGTGTACTATAGTGCCGTAGAGGAGGTGTTCTTCGTGCGCCCCAATGATGTGCTAGTGTACCCTGTGCCGGCCGCGCAAGGCGCCCCGCTCACGGTGGTAGGCCCCAAAGACAAGGCTTTGCGCGTGCGCGTGTTTGATATGCTAGGCCGCCTTCGGGGCGAAGTGAAGGCCGACGGGACCATTAATTCGGTGGTGCTGCCCATACTCGGCAAAGGAACTTTCCTGCTCCGGATAAGCGCGGGCAATGGCCCCGAGCAAACGCGCCGCATCCTAGTGCTGTAG
- a CDS encoding ComEA family DNA-binding protein produces the protein MVAPRTTRPKPATPPAGNSSLLASFQRAMRRRFGFSRRETSGFVLLLLLMVIWLWLPTLLRPALPHYDPAPDQARLDALAAELAAQRQPRTYASRYPRRPYAARPSVPQIALAPFNPNALTELDWQARGLPAYVARRIVHYGTVIGGFKAKEQIRRTYGLEDSVYARLAPYIQLPDQLPPREARQYANSNSRFPARRPFEETGPGHFARKPTHLASFDLNRADTTQLMQIRGIGRGYARRVVEYRQRLGGFLREVQLAEIYSFRDAPDLVDSLRKYTFVGPAFAPATININSEPFEVLQAHPYMGKRLARVVVAYRQQHGPFKQANDLRQIRIMDEATVEKLRPYLRFD, from the coding sequence ATGGTCGCGCCCCGCACTACCCGTCCGAAGCCTGCCACACCTCCTGCGGGCAACTCTTCGCTGCTGGCGTCTTTTCAACGGGCTATGCGCCGCCGGTTTGGCTTCTCGCGCCGCGAAACGTCGGGCTTTGTTCTCCTGCTTCTGCTGATGGTGATATGGTTGTGGCTGCCTACGTTGCTGCGTCCGGCCCTGCCCCACTACGACCCCGCCCCCGACCAAGCCCGCCTCGACGCCCTGGCGGCGGAGCTGGCGGCCCAGCGGCAGCCGCGCACTTATGCCTCGCGCTACCCCCGCCGGCCCTATGCGGCCCGGCCTAGCGTGCCTCAGATAGCCCTGGCCCCTTTCAACCCAAATGCGCTTACTGAACTGGACTGGCAGGCACGTGGCCTACCAGCGTACGTGGCGCGCCGCATTGTGCACTATGGCACCGTAATCGGCGGCTTCAAAGCTAAGGAGCAAATACGCCGCACGTATGGCCTAGAGGACTCCGTGTATGCGCGTTTGGCGCCTTACATCCAGTTGCCCGACCAACTGCCGCCCCGCGAAGCTAGGCAATATGCCAACTCTAATTCTCGTTTTCCGGCCCGCAGACCCTTTGAGGAAACCGGCCCTGGGCACTTTGCCCGCAAGCCCACGCATCTGGCCTCTTTCGACCTGAACCGGGCCGATACGACGCAGCTCATGCAGATTCGGGGCATTGGGCGCGGCTATGCGCGGCGCGTAGTAGAGTACCGACAGCGGCTGGGTGGCTTCCTGCGTGAAGTTCAGTTGGCCGAAATCTACAGCTTCCGCGATGCCCCTGACCTGGTAGATAGCCTGCGCAAATACACGTTTGTGGGACCGGCCTTTGCTCCCGCCACCATCAATATAAACTCGGAGCCCTTTGAGGTGCTGCAGGCGCACCCGTACATGGGCAAGCGGCTGGCCCGCGTGGTAGTGGCCTACCGCCAGCAGCACGGTCCTTTCAAGCAAGCCAACGACTTACGGCAGATCAGAATCATGGATGAGGCTACCGTGGAAAAGCTCCGCCCCTATCTGCGGTTCGACTAG
- a CDS encoding cold-shock protein produces the protein MKTGKVKFFNESKGYGFIVQDENGQEIFVHQTGLIHEIRENDNVSFEIIDGKKGQNAVKVERI, from the coding sequence ATGAAAACTGGCAAAGTGAAATTTTTCAATGAATCCAAAGGCTACGGTTTCATCGTGCAGGATGAGAATGGTCAGGAAATCTTCGTGCACCAAACCGGCCTGATTCACGAAATCCGTGAGAATGATAATGTATCATTCGAAATTATTGACGGCAAAAAAGGCCAAAACGCTGTTAAAGTAGAGCGTATCTAG
- a CDS encoding LutC/YkgG family protein, whose protein sequence is MADTSRDIILRRIRESLQKPAEQPARPDFSAPLHPRPGPEDDLAIAFAQSFVRVGGVFYFCESEEHFYDQLFTYKKEKGLERLFVWEPELKKLLHAGDLVFQGDETEFLAHADAGLTSCEALVARTGSVLVSAASSSGRRLSIYPDQHLVLARTSQVVADIGDALKLVQQKYGADHLPSMISLTTGPSRTADIEKTLVLGAHGPRSIVLFLLDDAPAATT, encoded by the coding sequence ATGGCCGATACCTCCCGCGACATCATCCTGCGCCGCATCCGCGAGTCGTTGCAGAAGCCGGCGGAGCAACCTGCCCGCCCCGATTTCAGCGCGCCCCTGCATCCTAGGCCAGGCCCCGAGGATGATCTGGCCATTGCCTTCGCCCAAAGCTTCGTGCGGGTAGGGGGTGTGTTCTACTTCTGCGAGTCAGAAGAGCACTTCTACGACCAACTGTTCACCTATAAAAAGGAGAAAGGCCTGGAGCGGTTATTTGTGTGGGAGCCGGAGCTGAAAAAGCTGCTGCACGCAGGAGACTTAGTATTTCAGGGTGATGAAACGGAATTTCTGGCTCACGCCGACGCCGGCCTGACTTCCTGCGAAGCCCTGGTGGCGCGCACTGGCAGCGTGCTGGTAAGTGCCGCCAGCAGTAGCGGCCGCCGCCTCAGCATCTACCCCGATCAGCACCTGGTGCTGGCCCGAACTTCCCAGGTAGTGGCCGACATTGGGGACGCGCTGAAGCTGGTGCAGCAGAAGTATGGGGCCGACCACCTGCCTTCTATGATTTCCCTGACTACGGGGCCGAGCAGGACGGCCGATATTGAAAAAACGCTGGTACTCGGAGCCCACGGCCCGCGCAGCATTGTGTTGTTTTTGCTGGATGACGCGCCCGCCGCAACTACCTGA
- a CDS encoding gliding motility lipoprotein GldH, translating into MRAVFRFLPVAGLLGLLLTACDSGQVYEKNTDLKSPSGEAYVWAVQEKPTFEFDIPDTTQRYDVYFNVRNASAYEYYNLYVKHTLTGPDGKPISRLLHEMLLMDPKTGEPRGQGTGDIYDHQFLALPNQHFSQTGTYKIMLEQYMRQDQLPGIMAVGVRVSKHEGASK; encoded by the coding sequence ATGCGCGCCGTATTCCGCTTTCTGCCGGTAGCAGGCCTGCTAGGCCTGTTGCTCACGGCCTGCGACTCCGGGCAGGTGTATGAAAAAAACACCGACCTAAAATCGCCGTCTGGTGAGGCCTACGTGTGGGCTGTGCAGGAAAAACCCACGTTTGAGTTTGATATTCCGGACACCACGCAGCGCTACGATGTATATTTCAACGTGCGCAATGCTTCTGCCTATGAGTACTACAACTTGTATGTGAAGCATACGCTCACGGGCCCCGATGGGAAACCCATTTCGCGGCTTCTGCACGAGATGCTCCTGATGGACCCTAAAACCGGAGAGCCGCGCGGCCAAGGCACCGGCGACATATACGACCATCAGTTTCTGGCCCTACCGAATCAGCATTTCAGCCAGACTGGCACCTATAAAATTATGCTGGAGCAGTATATGCGCCAGGATCAGCTGCCGGGCATCATGGCCGTTGGGGTGCGGGTTTCCAAGCACGAAGGCGCCAGTAAATAG
- the ricT gene encoding PSP1 domain-containing protein — MACTSCSSGGGCSTTSASGCGSKGSCSSGCTRLNVFDWLQDLDLPSDFKEFDIVEIRFKGGRKDFFRNTSRLPLITGDAVVVEAASNGWHLGHVSLKGELVRLQMKKKKVPLDSKDIKGILRVATDQDVERWNAVRDLETGTMFRARSVVDELRLKMKLSDVEYQADRTRATFFYSAEDRVDFRDLIKRLADEFRVRVEMRQISLRHEAGRLGGIGSCGRELCCSTWLTDFKSVSTTAARYQNLSLNPAKLSGQCGRLKCCLNYELDTYLDALKDIPQVQRPLLTEKGDYVLQKTDIFKRKMWFAVRGDNNWVVLPTERVREVQEMNKRGEKPDNLLAPVREEEKAPEVTAIVEGSLERLDDKIKGSKRTKRKKTKEKPVASAAAPAGTKAPRPATPKATTAEPDESVSSEAGEAAEGSSGETRRPRGAAARPLNRRGRGRGEGKRNDAPRAEGEAPAGDARPPRNSEGRPPRNAAPGSDAAKGTGEPGGERRGGRNSRRGGSRSGGPAGGATPPTPAS, encoded by the coding sequence GTGGCTTGCACATCCTGCTCCTCCGGTGGAGGCTGCTCCACTACTTCTGCTTCGGGCTGCGGCTCGAAAGGCAGCTGTAGTAGCGGCTGTACCCGCCTCAATGTATTCGACTGGCTTCAGGACCTCGACCTGCCCAGCGACTTTAAAGAATTCGACATCGTCGAGATCCGCTTCAAAGGCGGCCGCAAAGACTTCTTCCGCAATACCAGCCGCCTGCCCCTCATCACTGGCGATGCCGTGGTGGTGGAGGCTGCCAGCAATGGCTGGCACTTAGGCCATGTTTCGCTGAAAGGCGAGCTGGTGCGCCTGCAGATGAAGAAGAAGAAGGTGCCCCTTGATTCCAAGGACATCAAAGGCATTCTGCGCGTGGCCACCGACCAAGATGTGGAGCGCTGGAACGCCGTCCGCGACCTGGAAACGGGCACCATGTTCCGGGCCCGCTCCGTGGTAGATGAGCTGCGCCTCAAAATGAAGCTCTCCGATGTGGAGTATCAGGCTGACCGTACCCGCGCTACTTTCTTCTATTCTGCCGAAGACCGGGTGGATTTCCGGGACCTGATCAAGCGCCTGGCCGATGAGTTTCGGGTGCGCGTAGAGATGCGTCAGATCTCCCTGCGCCACGAGGCCGGCCGCCTGGGCGGTATCGGCTCCTGCGGGCGGGAACTGTGCTGCTCCACCTGGCTCACCGATTTCAAGAGCGTAAGCACTACTGCGGCTCGCTACCAGAACCTGAGCCTGAACCCCGCCAAGCTCTCGGGACAGTGCGGCCGCCTCAAGTGCTGCCTCAACTACGAGCTGGATACATACCTCGATGCCCTCAAGGACATTCCGCAGGTGCAGCGCCCCTTGCTCACGGAGAAAGGCGACTACGTACTGCAGAAGACCGATATCTTCAAGCGCAAAATGTGGTTTGCCGTGCGCGGCGACAACAACTGGGTGGTCCTCCCGACCGAGCGCGTGCGCGAAGTACAGGAGATGAACAAGCGCGGCGAAAAGCCCGATAACCTCTTGGCGCCGGTGCGCGAGGAGGAGAAGGCGCCCGAAGTAACCGCCATTGTGGAAGGTTCATTAGAGCGTCTCGACGATAAAATAAAGGGTTCGAAGCGTACCAAGCGCAAAAAGACCAAGGAGAAGCCTGTCGCTTCGGCCGCCGCTCCAGCGGGCACCAAGGCCCCGCGTCCTGCAACTCCTAAAGCCACTACTGCCGAGCCGGATGAATCGGTTTCGTCGGAAGCGGGTGAAGCGGCCGAAGGCAGCAGCGGCGAAACCCGGCGCCCGCGTGGTGCCGCAGCTCGCCCCCTGAACCGCCGCGGCCGCGGTCGGGGAGAAGGCAAACGCAACGACGCCCCCCGGGCGGAAGGCGAAGCACCAGCCGGCGACGCTAGGCCACCTCGCAACAGCGAAGGCCGCCCACCGCGCAATGCTGCTCCAGGCTCCGATGCCGCTAAGGGCACCGGCGAGCCGGGTGGTGAGCGGCGTGGCGGGCGTAACTCCCGGCGCGGGGGCTCCCGCTCCGGCGGGCCAGCGGGTGGGGCCACTCCTCCAACCCCTGCTTCTTAG
- a CDS encoding M57 family metalloprotease produces MKTTRLLAPLAMFAVAALSLSSCQEKANVEVKNEVSESTVSQIKALGFSATEAKKVEGGVLVEGDIMLTDEMLASTPDYKMMRVGEDEQYRTTNLVTGLPRTITVRVSTTLPSAYVTAADEAIRRYNAENLRIKFSRVTSGGSIVLTKSPSGASYLASAGFPSGGNPYNQVLVNSDALGTSYATTTIASVLAHEIGHCIGFRHTDYMSRQYSCGGSAVNEGASTVGAILVPGTPSGPDPNSWMLACIGTGVNRPFNTNDRTALNYLY; encoded by the coding sequence ATGAAAACCACAAGACTACTCGCCCCCCTCGCGATGTTTGCCGTCGCGGCACTCTCGCTTTCCTCCTGCCAGGAAAAAGCCAATGTTGAAGTAAAGAACGAAGTATCAGAATCGACCGTCAGCCAGATTAAGGCGCTAGGTTTCTCGGCCACAGAAGCCAAGAAGGTAGAGGGCGGTGTACTAGTAGAAGGTGACATCATGCTCACCGACGAAATGCTCGCCAGCACCCCCGATTACAAGATGATGCGCGTTGGTGAAGATGAGCAGTACCGCACCACGAACCTAGTAACTGGCTTGCCCCGTACCATCACGGTTCGTGTATCGACTACCTTGCCTTCGGCGTACGTTACCGCCGCCGACGAGGCTATTCGCCGCTACAACGCTGAAAACCTCCGTATCAAGTTCTCTCGGGTAACTTCTGGTGGCAGCATCGTCCTGACAAAATCTCCATCAGGCGCTAGCTACCTGGCATCGGCTGGCTTCCCATCGGGTGGCAATCCTTACAACCAGGTATTGGTAAACTCTGATGCTTTGGGCACCAGCTACGCTACTACTACTATCGCCTCGGTACTGGCCCACGAAATCGGTCACTGCATCGGCTTCCGCCACACCGACTACATGAGCCGTCAGTATAGCTGCGGTGGCTCGGCAGTAAACGAAGGTGCCAGCACGGTTGGCGCTATCCTGGTCCCCGGTACTCCTTCCGGTCCTGACCCGAACTCCTGGATGCTGGCTTGCATCGGTACGGGTGTAAACCGTCCGTTCAACACCAACGACCGTACGGCTCTCAACTACCTGTACTAA
- a CDS encoding sulfatase, with product MPFFAPFGRRGRLFSGTGRRQYVWGLWLLLLFSFSPAPPDAPKKGLKTRNVIIVVIDGPRFSETWDSIPGLIPNMATRLRPRGVFLPNFFNNGFTYTNSGHAAITTGINQPIDNFGQELPQQPSIFQCWRKATGKPATAAWLITSKDKLHILANTLNPEWKDQYMPSIDCGISGPGSGYRSDSLTLIAVKRILTEHKPNLVLINFMEPDGFAHAGNWPFYLRGIARDDRYVMELYNFLRRSKTYRNNTTLLITNDHGRHLNGIDSGYMEHGDDCLGCRHISLLALGPDFRSGLTLAEQHTLVDLAPTVAYLLGFPFEQSQGKPMQSLMKR from the coding sequence ATGCCATTCTTCGCACCCTTCGGGCGGCGGGGCCGCCTCTTCTCTGGCACCGGCAGGCGGCAGTATGTCTGGGGCTTGTGGCTGTTGCTGCTGTTTTCATTTTCGCCAGCCCCACCTGATGCCCCTAAAAAAGGCCTCAAGACGCGCAACGTTATCATTGTTGTTATTGATGGGCCGCGGTTTTCCGAAACCTGGGACAGTATACCGGGGCTTATTCCAAATATGGCCACCCGGTTGAGGCCTAGAGGGGTTTTTCTGCCTAACTTCTTCAACAACGGGTTTACGTATACCAACTCCGGCCATGCGGCCATCACTACGGGTATCAATCAGCCCATCGATAATTTTGGCCAGGAGTTGCCGCAGCAGCCGTCCATCTTCCAGTGCTGGCGCAAAGCTACCGGCAAGCCCGCCACGGCGGCCTGGCTTATTACCAGCAAAGACAAGCTGCATATTCTGGCCAATACCCTGAACCCGGAGTGGAAAGACCAGTACATGCCTTCCATTGATTGTGGCATTAGCGGTCCTGGCAGCGGCTACCGCTCCGACTCCCTGACGCTAATAGCTGTCAAGCGCATCCTGACGGAGCACAAACCCAACTTAGTCCTGATCAATTTCATGGAGCCCGATGGCTTTGCCCATGCCGGCAACTGGCCGTTTTATCTGCGCGGCATTGCGCGCGATGATCGGTACGTGATGGAGCTCTACAACTTCCTGCGCCGGAGCAAGACCTACCGAAACAACACCACCCTACTTATTACCAACGACCATGGCCGCCACCTCAATGGCATCGACTCGGGCTACATGGAGCACGGCGACGACTGCCTGGGCTGCCGGCATATTAGCCTCCTGGCCCTGGGCCCCGATTTCAGGAGTGGCCTCACGCTGGCAGAACAGCATACATTGGTAGACTTGGCTCCTACCGTGGCCTACCTACTGGGTTTTCCGTTTGAGCAAAGCCAAGGAAAGCCAATGCAGAGCCTGATGAAGCGCTAA